Part of the Zygotorulaspora mrakii chromosome 2, complete sequence genome, AGTTCATATTCAAAGGCAAGAATCGgtcaaatcaagaaaaggaCTTGAGGCAAAAGAAGCTAAGGATACCTATGTCGAGATTGGAAATATACTCTCCTGAGGGGTTACGTTTAGATGGCCGTCGTTGGAATGAACTAAGACGCTTTGAATGCTCAATAAATACGCATGCACATGCGGCCGATGGCTCATCATATTTAGAACAAGGTAATAACAAAATAATTACGCTAGTGAAAGGGCCCCAAGAACCTAGTAATAAGTCTCAGGTAGATACCGCAAAGGCACTCCTACGAGTTACGGTAAATCtaacaaaattttcaaagagtgaAAGAAGCAAATCTAGtcataaaaatgaaagaagagTGCTGGAAATGCAAACAGCATTGGTACGCACATTCAATAGAAATTTGATGTTACACATTTACCCAAGGACCTTGATAGATATAGAAATACATGTCTTGCAACAAGATGGTGGAATTATGGGATCCCTTATCAATGGGATCACTTTAGCTTTGATCGATGCAGGGATTGCAATGTACGATTACATCAGTGGCGTTTCTGTAGGTCTCTATGATGAGACTCCATTATTGGACACTAACACATTAGAAGAGAATGCTATGAGTACAGTCACATTAGGTGTAGTTggaaaatctgaaaaattatcattattattggtGGAGGACAAGATACCGTTAGATAGATTGGAAAGCGTATTAGCAATTGGCATAGCCGGTTCTCATAGAATAAGAGATTTGATGGACAAAGAATTAAGAAGACGTGCTGAAAAGAGAGTGGCAAGTGCATTGGCTCGATAACCAGTTGGTTTGTCATTGACTGTTAAATATATGGATGCAAAAATACGCATTGCATTAATTCCCTCTGTAATCTAAATACGTAttaaagttttttctttcctattgaagagaatagacctcttgattttctggATTGTAATAtcactttttttgttaaatgtgtcatattttgatttacGCTGGCAACAGTATTTATTACGGAATGTTTTCTGTTCAGTTCGTCAGCATGTGCGTATGCGTCTCTAACATGGTTGCTAACTTTGTACTCTTCGAAAAGGTAGTCTTTATCAGATTTTGACGAAGATTTGAGACTATAGCTTAGCCAAGTTTGTATTCCCGTATCGTAATGCTGTGATTCCTTCCAGTGGTCTCGCAGctgttgaattttctgCTCGTGTGATATGTTGCTATTGAGCATCTTATTGATGTCCATAGACGGCACCTTATTTTTCTGTGAAATCTTTGCTATCTCCTTTGAATCAGGGACTTGCAAGCTAAAAACTTCCTTGAAATGAGTTTGAGGAGGACCAGAATCCCCTTCTAGAGAACTTGTGGTAAGAGAGGTTCCTAAAGACTTTGGATCGTCGGAACTGTCATTATGGCTCATTTCAGCTGCATACTCCGGAAGTGGTGGTGCACTTTGATTATTTGCAATCAACCCCGGTACATTGAATACAGTATGGTTGTCATATATTGTCCTCGTATCTCTTATAGTTTCCATATCGGCTTCTGTGTCTTCCGAAGGGAATGCATCCCACGAGCTCTCGACTTCACTGTAAGCGGAGGGAATACGTGGTTTCATGCTAGAAGGTGTTAGATCTAtcaatttaccattttcatcgtAAACGTATCCAGGTGGGGCGGCTCTATTTGAACTGTCTTCTAAAAAACCATTTCTAAAAGCTTCAGTGTTTGGCCTCCATTTGCCAAGGTTGACTGACTGACGTGTGTTTATTGGACTTGTCTCTTCACCTGTATCGTAGtccttttcaatgatttctttatcaGTATCCTTCTTGACAATATCTCTCTCGGttatacttttttcagagacacttttttcaatgatgtCTTTCTCAGAAATTCCTTTCTCAGCGACATCATTTTCAGTAATATTATTCGCGATAACATCATTCTCAGTTGTAACTTTCTCGGTGATCTCTTGGACATCACTTTGCGTCGCAGAATTAGCTCGGAAATGTTTTTCATTACGAGAGTTAGTATTATCTGGAGAAGCTTGCTCCATAGCGGAGCTCGACAGAGTATCGACATCGCcgttcttttcattatcatctccattttttccatgtgaatcatcatcctcctcctcctcctcctcatcaCTTATCATTTTGTTAAAGTACCCAGATTTTGATACTTTCATTGCATCCTCATCGCTGCCCTCTTCATGGCCCTCTTCATGGTCCTCTATTTGACTTTCTTTATCAGAAGTTTCTGATCTCCAACTATTGTTATGATTTCTATGACCTGCGTCCGAACGCAATTCATGTTCACTTTCAGACTTCACTGCCCTGTATTTTATAGAATCGGTGTACGAAAGATCGTCACCACCGTCATCCGACGAATAATCATCATAAGATGATTGTCTCGTCTGTGAAAAGCTATCGTTAATAGAAGGCGAATATTTTCGCTCATCATCACTAGCTGTCTTCTGCTGTATTTCTATCACAGGTTTCTCTTCCCCATCATTTTCTGCATCATTAATGTCATTACTGCCTTGAGTAATATGTGGTGCGGATAAAGGAGGCGTGCAAAAACTTTCCTCCGGCTCCACTGACGTTCTTGTATAGGGCTCATCAACTATTCTTTTATCTTGTATGTTCGTATTATCATAACTATTGTCCTCTTGGTTGTTCTTTTTGTATTCGTCGCTGTCATCCTCAGAGGGAGATGCGTCTTGTTCTTCCGATTCTGAATCACGGGTCATATGATCTGACGTATTCCCACTTACAACataatctttttcttcatcgttCCCATCGTCAGGCTCAATAAGGTTAGAAAAATATCCACTCTTTGAAACTTCATATTGCGCATCGTCACTGACTTCATAGCCACTTACCACGTCGCTATCGGCTTCGTCGCCGTTGGCCTCGCTATCACTCAATTCCTTTTCTCCGGTCTCattttttacaaatatTCTTGTGTTGCTGTCTTTGTCATCTTGTTTATCTTGAGTTTGATCTTCTTTAGAACCGCTTTCCACTCCTTTAATCATAGGAATCTCATCATCGTTCTCATAATCAGCCTTGTCTAGTTCTTGATCAACGCTTTCAAACTTTCCTAGTACCTTACTGTGATTTATGTCCGGAGACATCTCTTTGGAAATTTGTACCATCAGGTTTTCCAATCCTTCATTAACGGGAGTCCTTCTAGTCTGCATCGAGCCCTTAGAACTAGTATTTGATGAGGTTTTCCGTAATCTTGGAGTCTCTAAAGAGCCACTGCtctcttcaaaaggtaCCTGTTGTTGCAATGGTAACTGCGGAGATTTAAGCTCTTGTGAGAcaatttcactttttggCTCAACAGCTTCATCAGCACCCACAATTCCATCATTTCCATCCTTCAAGGTATCTCTGGCATCGGTATCCATATAAGCTAATTTGGGTAGGTTTGGCAACTTCGCAATGGTACCTTTTCTTGAAACCATTGTCTCCCTGCGATCATTCCCTTCATCTGAAGTGTTTTCATCGCTGCTATCCCAGCCAGAGCCATCATAAGAGGCCTGCGACGCACTCACCCAGCGGTACGACTTCTTCCTCTCCACGTGGTCCGCCATGTCAACCAGATAAAATAAACCACACCGTGAGCTACTTTTAGGCAGAAAACAGACCTGATAGTAATGTTTCGATGAGTCAATTCAAAGCCTTAACATTGTACAGAAACCAAATCAAACATGACCTTTTACAATTGAGCCCTCAAGTCGTTGGCGATGACAAGTGAGTATAAAAATACCATAATAAAAACACTCTAGCATGTGTAAACTACGAGAGTCACCAAGACCTTAACTATTACTGCTCTATACTAATATACTACCACGAGCTTATTCCAGGTTGGCACTTTGACCTTCTCTGGTCTCCTTGACTTGGGTATTCCTATATCATGTTTTTGGCACCCAAACATGTGGGCAGCATCATTATGCTATTTTTTCAGAGCGAgtgaaatatcaaatttaataaaatttaataaaaaatagacaaaattcaatttcaagaagaagaagtatAACTCTTTGATTCGGCTTATTGAAATCTAATCAACAATGCTAAGAAGTCCTCTATACTGTGCTGTTTGCTCACTGCCTCCAGAGTATTGTGAATTCACAGGTAAACTAAAACGCTGCAAAGTATGGTTACGAGATGCGCACCCAGCGACATATAAAATACTATATGATGCAGAGGACGACTCTGTGGATGCTGTCAGTGGTAAGCTAGCAGAATCATCAATTGGTGAGGAGAGAGAGGAGAAATTAGAGAAAGATCTGCTAAAATTACAAGCGAAACAAGAAAACAGGGAACAAAGAGAACTCCAAATGAAACtatcatcaaaagttgtcatcaaaagagaagcaagaaccaagaaaaaatctctTGTTGCAATTTCAGGATTGGAAGTTTTCGAAAttgatatgaaaaagttgGCAAAGACTTTTGcatcaaaatttgcaaCAGGATGTTCTGTCGccaaaaatgttgaaaagaaggaagaaataatTGTCCAAGGGGATGTATTGGAAGGTGTAGAGAAATACATTCATGCATTACTGGAGGAAAAGGGTTTGAAAGATGTAAAAGTTGAGGTTGTGGATGTtaagaagaagaaaaaaccGGATACCGCTGCTGCAGGTGGAGATCAgtcaaaatcatcaaaatagaaagaagaatgaaTAATTAAGATATTATATAATTTAAAAAATAGGCTGTCTTACGTAATTCGTAAAATGACTATTTTCTATCACAGTTTTACGACTTAGCGGATGCCTGTAGTAGTTGTTGTTGTTCTTGTTGTTGTGCAGCAGCTTCCTTTTGCTTTTTTATCCTCTGTCCAACGATTTTCATTGCGAATGGGAAGCAAGCAGTATTAATGGCCACCCAGGCGACTAAAACACCGTAATTTCTACCCATTTTATGTCTTGAtagattcaaaaagataacTTTGTAAATGTCAACACCATTATGAATAGGCATTGCATAACCATAACGATAAAATTGATTGTTCAGAACAAATGGGTAAAACGAGCaggaaatattcaaaacaaTCCATGTCGTTAACCAAAAACCCAAATATTGTGGACCATAAACAAATATTACACTGATCATGTTCTCGTTTGCACCGCCCAGAGCCATCATCAATAACCATGTTGACATCCAATAAACCACAAAACCGCCTCTGCCGAATGCCAGAGTGAAATTGATACGGTAAATAGCCGATACGGTGCAAAAAAACAGAGACAGCAGAAAGTAAGTCAACCATGAAATAGCAATTCTGTAAATTATCATATGCTTTGGTTTCAACAACTGTGCCATCTCCGCGTGTAAAGGTCCGAACAGCGATAGCTGGAAAAAAGTCAGCAACAAACAGTAAATCAAACCGACTTGCAGAGGACTTAATAGAACCGTGTCGTAAAACGAACGATAATCTATATAGTTAAATTTCATATCGGAGACATTTATCACAGTAGCTGGGTCTATCGTCGCCGCATCCTGGTCACCGCGGGAAGTAATATTGGAAATAAGTTGTGGCAGGTAAGTTGAGCGGTAATAGTTCGCatacaaattttccaaagttTGCATATTTGGCAAGATAGAGGCTCTAACACTCGACGGATCACGGCCACTCATGAACCAAACGTCGAAGTACGAGTCTGGTGTAAAACTCCTGTTACCATCTGTGTTTCCTAGCAATGTGTTGTACAAATCGTCAGTTGCGTTCGGTTTTGCGTTCAGCGCTAGCCAGTATTGCTCTCCGTAGACCAGATCTCTGACTTTGTCACTAATTTCGTCCACCGTCACATTATACTCATCCATGAATTCACTCTGACTGTACACATGCCACGTACAGGGCACGCTGGAGATAAGAGAGGGCAGTTCTTGCGTCATCGTAACCGGAACCACCTCGGACTCGTCCTGTATGACCGTCAGAACGCTAACCTTGAACATGTAGTGATCTCTATTGTACGCGGCGCCCCAGTATATCGAAAGCACCGTGATCACAACCGCACCCAGCAGCAGATTGGTCTGCAAAAATATCCTCAAGATCTTTTTCCGATGATCCTTCAGCCGCGGGGAAAGAAACCCAGTTTGCGACCTTCTCAGAGGCAATTGGCCTTCATTTTCGAGATCGCCCGACACCTTGTCGTCGCTACCTCCGtcttgctgctgctgctgctgctgctgctgctgcgGGTACTCCTTTCTGAAGCTGCAAACCGATTCCGCACTGGACGAGTCGTTAGACCTGCACTTTGTGTTGCTGTCGCGTCCTTCCGTCTTCTCCATCTCAACGGCGATATCCGCTACAGCCATCTCTTCGACACCGTTGGCGGCGGTCGGCACCTGTCTCTCCATCGCTTGCTCCGGAaccatcttttcttctagACGAGATACACACGAACTGATGCAACTGCTAAGAGCCGTGCCTGTATTGAAAAGCCTGTCCAATGAGTCAGTCAACCTACTTCGTTCCGTGGCCTGTCGCTCTACGACGTGCGACTATCCAACCCACACTTGACCTGCTTGTTTAAGTACAAACCGGCCTTGACTGCAGAATCCACCCAACCGGAACCTGTGGCCGTTTCACCTATCCATGTCAGCTATCTCCATCTACAAACTTGTTGACCAATACCACACTACAActgctttttttcaactctgCGCGGGACGGCTGACTTGCTTACGTTATACTGCACTACACACTGCATTACACATAGCAGGGGCGGCAAGCATAAACCCGAGCATGTTCAGTAAATAGAGTTTCCCGGCTCATTACGTGAGACGTGACATGTCTGCGTCTTTATTTCCGTCGTGTGAGGCTTATTTCCGTCGTGTGACGGCTTATTTCCGTCGGACTCGTCGTGGGGGACGATGTCGTGATCTTGCcgttttccttttttctgCGAGCTGAAACGTTTCTCAGACGCTTCTGAAACGGTTCTTGTGCCGTGCGTTTCTCGGAGAGAGTTTTCGCGCGAAATGGGCCGTCGGAAGCGTTGCCGTGTGTGACGACGGCGGCTATTCGGTGATCGTCCGAAACGATACCGGTTCTTACAGCATGCCGGACGGTGCCCGGACAAAACGACAGAGACGCCCGCTGTCCGGAGCGCCTCGCGCTCTCGTGCTACTTTAGCATCGTGGCTCATCAGGCAATCGGTGTGACGAAAGCCTTGTAACCTGGTCAGTGATACATAGGGTCGGTTGAGCATGTATGTAGACGTGATGTGCTTCTGAGAGCCGACTGGCCCATGCAACGTGGAGCCGTGGTGGGCAGCCGGGGTTGGACGGCGTGTGCTCTAGGTGGTGCCGTGTGTAGCGATTTGGCAGGCCGCTCGCTGTTTTTCGGGATCGCAGGGCCAAGGGCTCTGAAATCCGTTTACAAGTGCAAGAGAAGGCTGTAATGATGGGGGTCGATTGGGACGCGGACGAGGGTCAGCAAGCTCGAAATGCGCAGTGACACGATCGTGGGCGCCCTAAGATCCAGACTACTGGGCTCGGGTGAGTTTGACACCGGGTATCCGGCGCTCGACACGGCGTTGAGGCTTCAATTCAGACTACACTACCATCTTCTGGGCAAGGGTGTGAACAACGTGGTGGCACAAGTGTTGAAGGACGAGTGTTCTAAGTTAGAAAATGAGCTGAGAGCTTCGCAAAGCAAGTCGGTGGATGCCAACGTCAGCCAATTGGCTCTCAAAATAGTTTCCAATGCCCGCGGTGTGATATCGTACCATTTGGGCGCGTTGAATGAAAGCAAAGAACTGCTCGTGCAGGGCGCACAGGTCGATATTGTCTGGGCAGGGTTTGCGGAGTTTCTGAATCTGGAAAATCTGTACTACAGAGGCCTCTGTAACAATGACACGGCGGTCTACGCGGAAGAGCTCTCGAACGTGGTACAGGATATACCGCCGGAATCTCACGGCATGGCATGGCACTACTTGCAGCTGATTTTCAAGTCGATGACAAGGGACCAACTGAAGACTTTGCCGGCAGACAGCGCTCTCACGTATTTGGGGAACCTCGTCAACGGATACTGTGACGAGAACCAGTTATTGACACTTATAGATCCGCTACTCAAAGAGTCGAAATTTCCCCAGGCGAACGAATCGAATAACAAAAAGTTAATTCAGTTCCATGTCTTTCTACagtatttcttcaaaagctctGACACCTTTTCGCCTAAATGGTATCCGTTTATTGTATCCTCTATTGAGAAGACTTTCCAGAGTATTGAGATATCCAAATGTGCCATGATTTACTTTGGCCATCAAGCAGAACCGGTGGTGAAGGATTCCCTGCTGAACTTTGTGAATTTCGTGAGATACACcgaaagaaattttgtcATCAACAATGAAAACTATGA contains:
- the SKI6 gene encoding exosome non-catalytic core subunit SKI6 (similar to Saccharomyces cerevisiae SKI6 (YGR195W); ancestral locus Anc_5.146) produces the protein MSRLEIYSPEGLRLDGRRWNELRRFECSINTHAHAADGSSYLEQGNNKIITLVKGPQEPSNKSQVDTAKALLRVTVNLTKFSKSERSKSSHKNERRVLEMQTALVRTFNRNLMLHIYPRTLIDIEIHVLQQDGGIMGSLINGITLALIDAGIAMYDYISGVSVGLYDETPLLDTNTLEENAMSTVTLGVVGKSEKLSLLLVEDKIPLDRLESVLAIGIAGSHRIRDLMDKELRRRAEKRVASALAR
- the FYV8 gene encoding Fyv8p (similar to Saccharomyces cerevisiae FYV8 (YGR196C); ancestral locus Anc_5.145); the encoded protein is MADHVERKKSYRWVSASQASYDGSGWDSSDENTSDEGNDRRETMVSRKGTIAKLPNLPKLAYMDTDARDTLKDGNDGIVGADEAVEPKSEIVSQELKSPQLPLQQQVPFEESSGSLETPRLRKTSSNTSSKGSMQTRRTPVNEGLENLMVQISKEMSPDINHSKVLGKFESVDQELDKADYENDDEIPMIKGVESGSKEDQTQDKQDDKDSNTRIFVKNETGEKELSDSEANGDEADSDVVSGYEVSDDAQYEVSKSGYFSNLIEPDDGNDEEKDYVVSGNTSDHMTRDSESEEQDASPSEDDSDEYKKNNQEDNSYDNTNIQDKRIVDEPYTRTSVEPEESFCTPPLSAPHITQGSNDINDAENDGEEKPVIEIQQKTASDDERKYSPSINDSFSQTRQSSYDDYSSDDGGDDLSYTDSIKYRAVKSESEHELRSDAGHRNHNNSWRSETSDKESQIEDHEEGHEEGSDEDAMKVSKSGYFNKMISDEEEEEEDDDSHGKNGDDNEKNGDVDTLSSSAMEQASPDNTNSRNEKHFRANSATQSDVQEITEKVTTENDVIANNITENDVAEKGISEKDIIEKSVSEKSITERDIVKKDTDKEIIEKDYDTGEETSPINTRQSVNLGKWRPNTEAFRNGFLEDSSNRAAPPGYVYDENGKLIDLTPSSMKPRIPSAYSEVESSWDAFPSEDTEADMETIRDTRTIYDNHTVFNVPGLIANNQSAPPLPEYAAEMSHNDSSDDPKSLGTSLTTSSLEGDSGPPQTHFKEVFSLQVPDSKEIAKISQKNKVPSMDINKMLNSNISHEQKIQQLRDHWKESQHYDTGIQTWLSYSLKSSSKSDKDYLFEEYKVSNHVRDAYAHADELNRKHSVINTVASVNQNMTHLTKKVILQSRKSRGLFSSIGKKKL
- the TMA22 gene encoding Tma22p (similar to Saccharomyces cerevisiae TMA22 (YJR014W); ancestral locus Anc_5.144); this translates as MLRSPLYCAVCSLPPEYCEFTGKLKRCKVWLRDAHPATYKILYDAEDDSVDAVSGKLAESSIGEEREEKLEKDLLKLQAKQENREQRELQMKLSSKVVIKREARTKKKSLVAISGLEVFEIDMKKLAKTFASKFATGCSVAKNVEKKEEIIVQGDVLEGVEKYIHALLEEKGLKDVKVEVVDVKKKKKPDTAAAGGDQSKSSK
- a CDS encoding SNG1 family protein (similar to Saccharomyces cerevisiae SNG1 (YGR197C) and YJR015W; ancestral locus Anc_5.143), whose product is MVPEQAMERQVPTAANGVEEMAVADIAVEMEKTEGRDSNTKCRSNDSSSAESVCSFRKEYPQQQQQQQQQQDGGSDDKVSGDLENEGQLPLRRSQTGFLSPRLKDHRKKILRIFLQTNLLLGAVVITVLSIYWGAAYNRDHYMFKVSVLTVIQDESEVVPVTMTQELPSLISSVPCTWHVYSQSEFMDEYNVTVDEISDKVRDLVYGEQYWLALNAKPNATDDLYNTLLGNTDGNRSFTPDSYFDVWFMSGRDPSSVRASILPNMQTLENLYANYYRSTYLPQLISNITSRGDQDAATIDPATVINVSDMKFNYIDYRSFYDTVLLSPLQVGLIYCLLLTFFQLSLFGPLHAEMAQLLKPKHMIIYRIAISWLTYFLLSLFFCTVSAIYRINFTLAFGRGGFVVYWMSTWLLMMALGGANENMISVIFVYGPQYLGFWLTTWIVLNISCSFYPFVLNNQFYRYGYAMPIHNGVDIYKVIFLNLSRHKMGRNYGVLVAWVAINTACFPFAMKIVGQRIKKQKEAAAQQQEQQQLLQASAKS